From a region of the Deltaproteobacteria bacterium genome:
- a CDS encoding glucose-6-phosphate isomerase yields MEIDFEGLFTDKEKEEWQSLIKKTEAQTDYPFVNTIYNEKLFEDIDLFVKEEIEGKYENFVQIGIGGSALGARVFAETCGKNRINFICLDNIDPARIKKVFSLDLDKTFFHIVSKSGNTAETLSLLMLIYEKLGEKIGKQVAFSTSSKTGALWKIKEDLGIDCFYIPDDVGGRFSCFTSVGLLAAKACGIDIMEIINGAKKAIQDLNLSKAFACAMYMLYKNNKNILVCFVYKDNLVCVSDWFRQLWAESLGKNGYGQTPITTLGVTDQHSQLQLYQDGPKDKVIVFLDVKQVEDINLPKTWNFEPFSLLSGKTLSHLMDIERRSTRRALTENGVSTMEIILDRFSPYEIGRILMFFMLSVPIAAKFLNINPFNQPGVEQGKIYTKAYLKEEI; encoded by the coding sequence ATGGAAATAGATTTTGAGGGACTTTTTACAGATAAAGAAAAAGAAGAATGGCAAAGTCTAATAAAAAAAACAGAAGCACAAACAGATTATCCGTTTGTAAACACCATCTACAATGAAAAACTGTTTGAAGACATAGATTTATTTGTAAAAGAAGAAATTGAAGGAAAATATGAGAACTTTGTTCAGATAGGGATTGGCGGTTCAGCTTTGGGAGCAAGGGTATTTGCGGAAACATGCGGGAAGAATCGGATAAATTTTATCTGTTTAGACAATATAGACCCTGCTCGTATAAAAAAAGTCTTTTCTCTTGATTTAGACAAGACATTCTTTCACATAGTGAGCAAGTCTGGAAATACTGCAGAAACATTATCTCTGCTTATGTTAATCTACGAGAAATTGGGAGAAAAGATAGGTAAGCAAGTTGCTTTTTCCACATCTTCTAAAACTGGTGCACTATGGAAAATAAAAGAAGATCTAGGAATAGATTGTTTTTATATTCCCGATGATGTGGGAGGCAGATTTTCCTGTTTTACATCGGTAGGTCTTTTAGCGGCGAAAGCCTGCGGCATAGATATAATGGAGATCATAAATGGAGCGAAAAAAGCGATACAAGATTTAAATCTTTCAAAAGCGTTTGCCTGCGCTATGTACATGCTGTATAAAAATAATAAGAACATACTGGTTTGTTTTGTTTATAAAGATAATCTGGTTTGTGTTTCCGATTGGTTCAGACAACTGTGGGCAGAAAGCCTGGGGAAAAATGGTTATGGACAAACACCCATCACGACATTGGGTGTTACAGACCAGCATTCTCAACTCCAGCTTTATCAGGACGGACCAAAAGACAAAGTAATTGTGTTTTTAGATGTAAAACAGGTTGAGGATATAAATCTTCCAAAGACATGGAATTTCGAACCATTTTCTTTGCTTTCCGGGAAAACCTTGAGCCACTTAATGGATATAGAGAGAAGGTCCACCAGAAGAGCACTGACAGAAAATGGTGTATCCACAATGGAGATAATACTGGATAGGTTTTCTCCTTATGAAATAGGAAGAATTTTGATGTTTTTCATGCTTTCTGTGCCCATAGCTGCAAAATTTTTGAATATAAATCCCTTCAATCAACCAGGCGTAGAGCAGGGAAAGATATATACAAAGGCTTATTTAAAGGAAGAGATATAG
- a CDS encoding glycosyltransferase family 39 protein, whose translation MIKKEFILFFLLIACFYLLRSGYMYLQHEEPRRAIVALEMNQSKNYLQPTVLGKAYFKKPPLHNIAIALSYKIFGKNAFAVRFPSILCALLIAFFVFLFTKNILYEKSYIACLSFLTCFEVFFLYGIWGETDLFFSLFAFLSMISLFSFKKKGILLGLIFCSLAFLSKGFAALIFFYLTFIAYSLYKKRLISHFFSIHHLLGILVFLGLTGFWLLHTSNAHASIYALWGEVFSRSPLQFSILKFLKHIFLFPFKCFIQTLPWSIFLLFLFNKKVRTRIKEISGRQKELLIFCLIVLGVNFIPYEISPEGRIRYLIPLLPFLSIFIAPIVSDLNEKEFKYANYMWVIVCILVIAAFFSDIFMLKNLTDGILLLVLSIAVFSIPKRTLFPSILCAMLILKVIHSYCYVPFVRAHYPNYKEMGEAIARNIKNYDKHKKIESNDRFLKLMFYIEKDLPKMITPLSCKNSLIITRDVKAAKKGNIVYSLSTPHGIYYISSFK comes from the coding sequence ATGATAAAAAAAGAATTCATCCTCTTTTTTCTTCTTATTGCCTGTTTTTACCTTTTACGCTCAGGTTATATGTATCTTCAACACGAAGAACCCAGGCGGGCGATTGTAGCCCTGGAGATGAATCAATCCAAAAACTATCTTCAACCTACAGTGTTGGGAAAAGCATATTTTAAAAAACCACCATTACACAATATAGCCATTGCCCTTTCTTATAAGATATTTGGGAAAAATGCGTTTGCAGTGCGTTTTCCTTCTATTTTATGTGCTTTATTGATTGCCTTTTTTGTATTTTTGTTTACGAAAAATATACTGTATGAAAAGTCCTATATTGCCTGTTTGAGTTTCCTCACCTGTTTTGAGGTTTTTTTCCTTTATGGTATATGGGGAGAAACAGATCTGTTCTTTTCTCTATTTGCATTTTTGTCCATGATTTCCCTGTTTTCCTTTAAAAAGAAGGGTATTTTGTTAGGACTGATTTTTTGCAGCTTAGCCTTCTTGAGTAAGGGTTTTGCCGCTTTAATCTTTTTTTATCTTACCTTTATTGCTTATTCTTTGTATAAAAAGAGGCTTATAAGTCATTTCTTCAGTATTCATCATCTGTTGGGAATCCTTGTTTTTTTAGGCTTAACAGGTTTCTGGCTGCTTCACACTTCCAATGCACATGCCTCTATATATGCCTTATGGGGAGAAGTATTTTCTCGTTCTCCTCTTCAATTCTCAATATTAAAATTTTTAAAACACATCTTCTTATTTCCATTTAAATGTTTTATTCAAACCCTGCCCTGGAGTATCTTTCTTTTGTTTTTATTTAACAAAAAGGTGCGCACCAGGATAAAAGAAATTAGTGGCAGACAAAAAGAGCTACTTATATTTTGTTTAATTGTATTGGGTGTCAATTTTATTCCCTATGAAATCTCACCCGAAGGAAGAATAAGGTATCTCATCCCTTTATTACCATTTTTGTCCATCTTTATAGCGCCTATTGTAAGTGACTTAAACGAAAAGGAATTTAAATACGCAAACTACATGTGGGTAATAGTATGCATCCTGGTCATTGCCGCTTTTTTCTCGGATATATTTATGTTAAAAAATTTAACAGACGGAATTTTACTCCTTGTTTTATCTATAGCTGTATTTTCTATTCCTAAACGTACACTGTTTCCATCCATTCTTTGCGCAATGCTTATTTTAAAAGTAATCCATTCTTACTGTTATGTTCCTTTTGTCCGTGCTCATTATCCCAACTATAAAGAAATGGGAGAGGCCATTGCTCGGAACATAAAAAATTATGATAAACACAAAAAGATAGAGAGCAACGATAGATTTTTAAAACTTATGTTTTATATAGAAAAGGATTTGCCAAAAATGATAACTCCACTTAGCTGCAAAAATTCTCTGATTATAACCCGAGATGTAAAAGCTGCGAAAAAGGGGAATATTGTCTATTCCCTATCCACACCGCATGGAATATACTATATCTCTTCCTTTAAATAA